A section of the Polynucleobacter sp. AP-Jannik-300A-C4 genome encodes:
- a CDS encoding heavy-metal-associated domain-containing protein, with protein MFTLKVSGMTCGGCINAVTRAVQAQDPQAQVQVDLATQIVTLETTLTPELAAELITDAGFPITN; from the coding sequence ATGTTTACGCTGAAGGTATCAGGAATGACTTGTGGAGGCTGTATTAATGCTGTTACTCGAGCTGTGCAGGCTCAAGATCCTCAAGCCCAAGTTCAGGTGGACTTGGCGACTCAGATAGTGACGCTGGAAACAACCCTCACTCCAGAGCTGGCTGCCGAGCTTATAACAGATGCCGGATTTCCCATAACAAATTAG
- a CDS encoding cation-translocating P-type ATPase, translating into MHSTETSNSEFYTLDIGGMTCASCVSRVEKALDKIPGVEAATVNLATEQARVRVKRGSSTLADIIALVKKTGYEAKESSPQGNLDKNASKSFWADDGLGRVILSFLLSAPLFLPMFFMPFGIHWSLSGWWQLALATPVQFILGWRFYVAGYKSLMAGAGNMDLLVALGTSAAYGLSLYLLLASNHTHELYFEGSAVIICMVLLGKWLESRAKQQTSEAIRALQKLWPEHAKVLNMDCEPQNELGIGPDQYRDLPLDQVLPGDRVFILPGERISVDGTIISGASHVDESLLTGESAPVKKLVGSKVIGGALNGEGALVVIAQAVGVESVLSQIINLVEEAQTQKAPIQKLVDQVSAIFVPTVIVLALITGIGNWLYLDSISIAILRAVSVLVIACPCALGLATPAAIMAGTGIAARFGILIKDPQVLELAHKLNIVAFDKTGTLTIGKPRMLALIPFDNSPADANQILATAAGLQLGSEHPLAKALLDTAKVKGVAPIATSSSKGLPGIGIEGVPSAGPFMGQTLRLQSVASLEGSSRHDILLQKAQACFEHGQTVSVLMNVSGEGSEVSSPIAVIAFGDELKPNAQFAVTALHALHIRTVMLSGDNLAAATRVGKTIGIDEVFAQIMPSNKAEIIHSLQIGSEGQKQFVAMVGDGVNDAPALAMADVGMAMSTGTDVAMQAAGITLMRGDPALVADAIDISKKTWNKIRQNLFWAFAFNTIGIPMAALGYLSPMLAGSAMALSSFCVLSNALLLKRWHPMQSKVI; encoded by the coding sequence ATGCACTCCACAGAAACGAGTAATTCAGAGTTTTATACCCTCGACATAGGTGGGATGACCTGCGCCTCTTGCGTCAGTCGTGTAGAGAAGGCTTTGGACAAGATTCCTGGGGTTGAGGCGGCCACCGTCAATTTAGCGACTGAGCAGGCAAGGGTTCGGGTAAAACGCGGCTCCTCCACCCTCGCAGACATCATCGCGCTCGTTAAAAAAACAGGTTACGAGGCCAAAGAAAGCTCTCCACAAGGCAATTTAGATAAGAACGCAAGCAAGTCCTTTTGGGCCGATGATGGTTTAGGCCGGGTGATTCTGAGCTTCCTGCTTTCCGCCCCCCTCTTCTTACCCATGTTCTTCATGCCTTTTGGCATTCACTGGTCTTTATCAGGCTGGTGGCAGCTAGCTCTGGCTACACCAGTGCAGTTCATTCTAGGCTGGCGCTTCTACGTAGCAGGCTATAAATCTTTGATGGCTGGTGCTGGCAATATGGACTTACTGGTTGCCCTAGGCACCAGCGCCGCCTATGGACTTAGCCTGTACCTCTTGCTCGCCTCAAACCATACGCATGAACTCTACTTTGAAGGATCTGCGGTCATTATTTGCATGGTCTTATTAGGCAAATGGCTAGAGTCACGTGCCAAGCAACAAACCAGCGAAGCGATTCGCGCCCTGCAAAAACTTTGGCCCGAGCATGCGAAAGTTTTGAACATGGATTGTGAGCCCCAGAACGAACTAGGTATCGGTCCAGATCAATACCGGGACTTACCTTTGGACCAAGTACTCCCCGGCGATAGAGTCTTCATACTGCCAGGTGAACGCATTTCTGTTGATGGCACGATCATTTCTGGCGCTAGCCACGTTGATGAATCTCTACTTACGGGCGAGAGCGCGCCCGTTAAGAAATTAGTTGGATCGAAAGTCATTGGTGGAGCCTTAAATGGCGAGGGTGCACTTGTCGTCATAGCTCAAGCTGTTGGTGTTGAAAGCGTACTTTCACAAATCATTAACTTAGTAGAGGAAGCGCAAACCCAAAAGGCACCAATTCAAAAGTTGGTTGATCAGGTGAGCGCAATTTTTGTCCCCACAGTGATTGTTCTTGCGCTCATCACTGGCATCGGCAACTGGCTTTACTTAGACTCCATCTCCATCGCCATCTTACGTGCTGTCTCGGTCCTCGTTATCGCTTGCCCCTGTGCACTTGGTTTAGCTACACCTGCGGCAATCATGGCCGGCACTGGCATCGCCGCCCGCTTTGGCATTCTGATTAAAGACCCACAAGTATTAGAGCTTGCTCATAAACTCAATATTGTTGCCTTTGATAAGACCGGCACATTAACTATTGGTAAGCCACGTATGCTTGCCCTTATTCCATTTGATAATTCACCTGCCGATGCCAATCAAATCCTCGCTACCGCTGCGGGCTTGCAATTGGGAAGTGAGCATCCTTTAGCTAAAGCCTTGCTTGATACTGCAAAAGTAAAAGGTGTCGCACCAATTGCTACCTCATCGAGCAAAGGCTTGCCTGGTATTGGAATTGAAGGTGTACCCAGTGCAGGTCCTTTTATGGGTCAAACACTTCGCCTGCAAAGCGTAGCTTCTCTCGAGGGAAGCTCTCGGCACGATATTCTTTTGCAAAAAGCACAGGCTTGTTTTGAGCATGGTCAAACTGTTTCCGTTTTAATGAATGTAAGTGGTGAAGGTAGCGAAGTGTCATCACCAATTGCTGTGATTGCCTTTGGGGATGAGCTGAAGCCAAATGCTCAATTTGCAGTCACTGCACTTCACGCATTGCATATTCGAACAGTCATGCTATCTGGCGATAATTTGGCTGCGGCTACCCGCGTTGGAAAAACCATCGGCATTGATGAAGTCTTTGCACAAATCATGCCGAGCAATAAAGCAGAAATCATCCATAGCTTACAGATTGGCTCTGAAGGTCAGAAACAATTTGTGGCAATGGTTGGCGATGGTGTAAACGATGCACCAGCGCTCGCGATGGCGGATGTTGGTATGGCGATGTCCACTGGGACTGATGTCGCAATGCAAGCCGCTGGTATCACCTTAATGCGAGGTGATCCTGCTTTGGTAGCAGATGCAATTGACATCTCCAAAAAGACTTGGAATAAGATTCGTCAAAATTTATTTTGGGCATTTGCATTTAATACGATTGGTATACCGATGGCAGCTTTGGGTTACCTATCCCCCATGCTGGCTGGTAGTGCGATGGCGCTCTCCAGTTTCTGCGTCTTGAGTAATGCCCTACTGCTCAAGCGTTGGCACCCTATGCAGTCTAAAGTTATTTAA